Sequence from the Pontibacter pudoricolor genome:
ACCGTTCCGGGTGCCTACCACCGATGGCAAACTTATAGAAGAGCATTTCGGACATGCCTCTACCCGCACCGATGCCTTTAGCGTTGCCCACATGGTAGCACCACCGCACTGGAGCGAGCCACACCAAACTCCGGATTTTGATGAGATAACTATAGTTACCCGTGGCCGGAAACTTATTGAGATAGATGGTGAGGAAGTAGAAGTAAAAGCCGGAGAAACGATCCTTATAAAAGCAGGTACCCGCATCCGTTACGCCAACCCTTACGACGAAGAAACCGAATACTGGTCTGTCTGCATTCCAGCCTTCGATATCAGTGCTGTGCACCGCGAGGATGCCTGATTTGAAGAGTTAGAGATTTGGGAATGTGAAGTTGCTCCAGACAACTATAGAATACAAAAAAGCCGCTGCTATAGTTTAGCGGCGGCTTTTTTCGATATTATCCTGCCGCCAGTTTGAGCGCAGCGGTAACTGGTGGTCAGATATGGCAGCTAGTTTGTAACTGGTTTTGCTTTGGAAAAGCAAGGACAACTATAACCCCAACTATAGAACTATAGATCCAGATTCCAACTATAAATGAGAGTACTATTTTGAGAGGAGTTGGGGATGACAAACTGCTATTATGGAACTATCATCTCAGCTATTACTGTAACAATAAATCTACTCCTCTATACTTTTCTGGTCACGCAGAACGCCAGTTACAAACTGGCTCCAAGCGATACCACAAGTTACGCTAACGCTAAACTTGCGGTATTTAAGAACAACTATAAAACAAAAATGCCCGGCTAAACTATAGCCGGGCATTTTTATATTTCAGGGCGCGAAGATCATTTACGAACCTTCACACCTCCAGATTTTAAAATTACTTAGAGATCATCTCCACGATATCTTCTGAGATACCCATCGTAGAGAAGCCACCGTCGTGCATCAGGTTCTGCATGGTAACGTAACGGGTCAGGTCAGAGAACAACGTAACACAGTAGTCAGCGCAGGCATCAGCCGGAGCGTTACCAAGCGGCGACATTTTATCGGCATACTCGAAGAACGCATCGAAACCACCTACACCAGTACCGGCTGTAGTTTTAGTCGGCGACTGCGACACCGTGTTTACACGTACTTTTTTGGCACGGCCTAAACGGTAGCCATAGTTACGGGCAATAGATTCCAGCACCGCTTTGGCATGCGACATGTCAGTATAATCAGGGAATACACGCTGCGCTGCAATGTATGACAGGGCAACTATAGAACCCCACTCGCTCATGGCATCCTGCTTTTCAGCTACGTGCATCACTTTGTGGAAAGAGATAGCCGAAATGTCCAGCGTTTTCAGGAACCACTCGTAGTTCAGGTCGCCATAAGACTTGCCTTTACGGATGTTCGGGCTCATACCAATAGAGTGCAATACAAAGTCGATCTTGCCACCCAGAATTTCCTGTGCCTGCGTAAACAGGTTCTCCAGGTCTTCTACCGAAGTAGCATCAGCCGGAATGATCTGCGCGTTGCAGTGTTCCGCCAGTTTATTGATCTCGCCCATGCGCATTGCAATGGGTGCGTTCGTTAATACAAACTCCGCTCCTTCTTCATGCGCACGCATTGCTACTTTCCATGCGATAGATTTTTCATCCAGTGCACCGAATATGATTCCTCTTTTTCCTTTTAAAAGATTATATGACATTTCTTTATCAAGTTAATATTGTTCCTTTTCCAGAATCCCCGCTAAAATAAGCAGTAGCAGGAATTACGTGGCAATATAGTAATATCTTATTACAGTGAAAGCAACTCCTTTGCACTTTGATATGCATTGGCGCTCGGGTTTGCACCGGCTATCATGTGGGCGATCTCGTTCACACGCTCCTCTTCGTTCAGCTGCTTAATGCGGCTTATCGTTCTGTCTTCGCGGTCTTCTTTGTAAACAAAGTAGTGGTAATCGCCTTGCGCGGCAATTTGCGGCAAGTGCGAAATGGCGATGATCTGGTGTTTCTGAGCCATTTGCTGCATCATGCGCCCAACTTTTACAGCCACTTCACCTGATATACCTGTATCAATTTCATCGAAAACTATAGTTGGCAAGGCAGTTTTATCGGCCAGCATATACTTCACGCTCAGCATTAACCTGGAGAATTCACCACCTGAGGCAGCTTTAACCAGCGTTTGTGGCTGCGCTCCTTTGTTGGCACTGAACAGAATACTGATCTCATCGGTACCGGTGGCAGTTGGCTGCGCTTCTTTGTGCTGAATAACAATGCGCGCATTCGGCATGCCCAGATCAGCTACCAGGTTATGTAGTTCCTGCTCAAACTTGGCAAAGGATGACTGTCTTCTGTCAGATAACTCTTTCGCTTTTTTCAGAACATCCTGGTACGCAGCGTCCATTTCCTTTTTGGTTTTGGCGATGGCGTTATCCAGGTTCAGTACATTCCCAACTTTGGTTGCCAGCTCATCCTGAATAGCTAACAACTCAGCTATAGTTTGTACCTGGTGCTTGCGCTGCAAGGTATAGATCATGTTCAGGCGCTCCTGTACTTCCAGGGTGCGTTGCGGGTCGGCTTCGGTTCTGCGCTCGGCATCTTCCAGTTCACCAGCAATATCGTTCAGCTCAATCAGGGCACTTTCGGCGCGGGTACGCAGCTCATCATACTTTGACGAGAACTGCGAAAGCTGACCAATTAAATAAGCTGTATCTTTTAAAGCAGAGGTAATATTAAAGTCAGATTCTGTGAGGCTTTGCACAGCCTGCGTCAGTTTCAGTTTAATATCCTCGGCATTTTCCAGTTGCTTCAGTTCTTCTTCCAGGGTTTCCTGCTCGTCTGCTTCCAGTTTTGCTTCATCAAATTCATTCAGCAAAAATGTATTGTAATCGAGCTCTTTCTGAGACTGTGCCAATTGGTCTTCCAGCTTTTTGTACTCCGATTCCAGCTTTTTATAGCCTCGGTATGTTTCGCTGTAAGCTTTTAGGTACGATAGGTTGCCGGCGTAAATATCCAGCGAGGTATTGCCGGCATAAATATCCAGTATGTTCAACTGATAGCTGGTATCACCTAACTGCAACGTATCGTGCTGCGAGTGCACGTCCATCAGATTCTCCCCAATTTTGCGGATCACATCCAAGGTAACAGGTGTGTCGTTTACAAAAGCACGGCTCTTACCACTAGGGCTTATCTCGCGGCGCAGGATGCAGGTGTTGTCAAAATCGAGGTCTTCGGCAGAAAAAACTTCCTGCAGGTTGTACTGCGAGATGTCGAAAACACCTTCGATTACACATTTCTGTTCCTGGTTAAAGAGCAGTTTGGTATCGGCGCGATTACCCAGCAACAGGCCAATAGCTCCCAGCATAATGGATTTACCTGCGCCGGTCTCGCCGGTAATAATGTTCAGCACCGGCGACGGATGCATTTCCAACTGCTCAATTAAGGCGTAATTTTTTATTCTAAGGTCTATCAGCATACACTAAAAGGCCGCTTCTAAGTCGTAAATAATTTCTTGAATCTGCTCTGTGGGCAACACATGTTTACTTCTGCGCATATCCAGTACGGTAATGTTTTCAGGAGAAATCTGCAAAAGCTTACCGGCCAGTACTACCCTGCTTCGCAACACTACCTGCACTGCCGGTCGTTCCAACAGTTCTGAAGTATGTTGTTGCAGCTTGGTTCCGGAAATACGAATCTGGCGTTTGCCCATGTAGTATAGTTGGCGAAACTATAGTTTATCGCCTCCGTGAAGATACGCGGTTTATCCGAGAATTAGAACATGTTTAAACTCATCTTTTGCGCTGCAAAAAACGAATACAAATATGTTTGTGATAAAGTTAGCGCTTGAGTAATTGGTCGTATTTGGAGCGGTTGGTCGGGTCAGTTTCGGTGAGCAAGGTGTAGGCTGCCTGCTTATCGGCTGGGGCGGCATTCTTAAACATATTCAGCAATTCGTCTGACTTGGCCTCGAAGAACGAACGAACTATAGCTGCACCCGGTTTCTGCTTATTCAGCTTGTTTACTTCCTGCAGCACTTCAAGCACTGTTTTGCGCGCTTTTTCCGGGTTTTCAGCCATCATATCCAGCCCTTGTCGGTGCATTTTGTAAATGCCTTCTCTAAAACCTGTAAACTGCGGATCCTGCAGGTTATCGATGATCCAGTAGCGGTTACGATTGCTGTCGAATGCTTTCCAGCCCGGGTAGTTGGCACCCTGCGACGCAGCCAGGTTCACGACGCTTCTTGCTTTATCGAATGCCTGACCGCCCCCCATTTTACCAAAGCTGTCATTGTCCATACCGATGATCAGGTAGGCATAAAAAGCGAGCATCGATGTCAGGTTAGAACTATAGTTGTTATCGGCGTATTGCAGCAACTGGGCATTGTTATACTCAAACATCCAGTCCTTATCTATAAAAGTAAACAGCGTGGATTCGTAGCCAGTCCCATACGCCGGCCTTACCGACACTACCTGCACATTGGCCCTGAACATACCTATCTGCGGCATTTCTGTCAGGTTGATAAGCAGGCG
This genomic interval carries:
- a CDS encoding cupin domain-containing protein, with product MSEKKYIKQTKPFRVPTTDGKLIEEHFGHASTRTDAFSVAHMVAPPHWSEPHQTPDFDEITIVTRGRKLIEIDGEEVEVKAGETILIKAGTRIRYANPYDEETEYWSVCIPAFDISAVHREDA
- a CDS encoding enoyl-ACP reductase FabI — protein: MSYNLLKGKRGIIFGALDEKSIAWKVAMRAHEEGAEFVLTNAPIAMRMGEINKLAEHCNAQIIPADATSVEDLENLFTQAQEILGGKIDFVLHSIGMSPNIRKGKSYGDLNYEWFLKTLDISAISFHKVMHVAEKQDAMSEWGSIVALSYIAAQRVFPDYTDMSHAKAVLESIARNYGYRLGRAKKVRVNTVSQSPTKTTAGTGVGGFDAFFEYADKMSPLGNAPADACADYCVTLFSDLTRYVTMQNLMHDGGFSTMGISEDIVEMISK
- the recN gene encoding DNA repair protein RecN, coding for MLIDLRIKNYALIEQLEMHPSPVLNIITGETGAGKSIMLGAIGLLLGNRADTKLLFNQEQKCVIEGVFDISQYNLQEVFSAEDLDFDNTCILRREISPSGKSRAFVNDTPVTLDVIRKIGENLMDVHSQHDTLQLGDTSYQLNILDIYAGNTSLDIYAGNLSYLKAYSETYRGYKKLESEYKKLEDQLAQSQKELDYNTFLLNEFDEAKLEADEQETLEEELKQLENAEDIKLKLTQAVQSLTESDFNITSALKDTAYLIGQLSQFSSKYDELRTRAESALIELNDIAGELEDAERRTEADPQRTLEVQERLNMIYTLQRKHQVQTIAELLAIQDELATKVGNVLNLDNAIAKTKKEMDAAYQDVLKKAKELSDRRQSSFAKFEQELHNLVADLGMPNARIVIQHKEAQPTATGTDEISILFSANKGAQPQTLVKAASGGEFSRLMLSVKYMLADKTALPTIVFDEIDTGISGEVAVKVGRMMQQMAQKHQIIAISHLPQIAAQGDYHYFVYKEDREDRTISRIKQLNEEERVNEIAHMIAGANPSANAYQSAKELLSL
- the porD gene encoding type IX secretion system protein PorD, which produces MAKKLLLLVLLTIATLGAKAQELLCDVVVNSDQIQSTDKQLFTEMQTRIEELMNTQRWGNQSYGAEERIKCRLLINLTEMPQIGMFRANVQVVSVRPAYGTGYESTLFTFIDKDWMFEYNNAQLLQYADNNYSSNLTSMLAFYAYLIIGMDNDSFGKMGGGQAFDKARSVVNLAASQGANYPGWKAFDSNRNRYWIIDNLQDPQFTGFREGIYKMHRQGLDMMAENPEKARKTVLEVLQEVNKLNKQKPGAAIVRSFFEAKSDELLNMFKNAAPADKQAAYTLLTETDPTNRSKYDQLLKR